A section of the Bacillota bacterium genome encodes:
- a CDS encoding cobyric acid synthase, with translation MIQGTASSVGKSLITAGLCRIFRQDGLKVVPFKSQNMALNSFITADGLEMGRAQVVQAEAAGVEPDVRMNPILLKPTTDKKAQVIINGKVYGNMSATEYHNFKPRLKDMIKKTYDQLASENDIIVIEGAGSPAEINLRDRDIVNMGMAELADAPVLLVGDIDKGGVFASLAGTMLLLPEEEKRRVKGVIINKFRGDLEILKPGIKMIEDIIRVPVIGVIPYAKLAIDDEDSVSEKLSVKRQEGICEIDIAVIRLPHISNFTDFNALDNVSGVMVRYVEDVAGLNCPDMVILPGTKNTMGDMLYLRDSGLEKAIILLNVNGIPVFGICGGYQMLGAEIYDPYNVESGLEKVAGIGLLDAVTVMQKEKRTLQVEAEICDDPGILEGTQGLKVKGYEIHMGITTPGSGCRPFSMICRNGNPALGQPDGACDKEGKVVGTYIHGIFDNSEFMMRIINNLRRKKGLHELDRQGLDHNAFKQMEYDRLAQLIREHVDMTKVYEIMNNWKEGTV, from the coding sequence ATGATACAAGGGACAGCATCTTCAGTAGGCAAAAGTCTCATTACAGCGGGACTATGCAGGATATTCCGGCAGGACGGCTTAAAGGTTGTCCCTTTTAAATCACAGAATATGGCTTTGAATTCCTTCATTACTGCCGACGGCCTGGAGATGGGCAGGGCACAGGTAGTTCAAGCGGAAGCTGCGGGGGTGGAACCGGATGTGCGTATGAACCCTATACTTCTTAAGCCGACTACCGATAAAAAAGCCCAGGTGATTATAAACGGGAAGGTCTACGGTAATATGTCCGCCACGGAATACCATAATTTCAAACCACGGCTGAAAGATATGATTAAGAAAACCTATGATCAGCTGGCTTCGGAGAATGACATTATTGTGATTGAAGGAGCGGGAAGCCCAGCGGAAATCAACCTGAGGGACAGGGATATCGTCAATATGGGGATGGCGGAGCTTGCCGATGCACCTGTCCTGCTGGTGGGGGATATCGATAAGGGAGGTGTGTTTGCCTCTCTTGCAGGGACCATGTTACTTTTACCTGAGGAGGAAAAACGGAGGGTTAAAGGAGTCATTATCAACAAGTTCAGAGGAGATCTCGAGATATTGAAACCTGGGATCAAGATGATTGAGGATATCATCCGTGTACCGGTCATAGGGGTGATACCTTATGCAAAGCTTGCTATCGATGATGAGGACAGCGTTTCCGAAAAGCTTTCGGTAAAAAGGCAGGAAGGCATCTGTGAAATCGATATTGCCGTCATCCGACTGCCTCATATTTCGAATTTTACCGACTTCAACGCCCTGGATAATGTTTCGGGGGTCATGGTAAGGTATGTGGAGGATGTTGCCGGCTTGAATTGTCCTGATATGGTCATCCTGCCGGGTACGAAGAATACTATGGGCGATATGTTATATCTCAGAGATTCAGGACTGGAAAAGGCGATTATCCTGCTGAACGTTAATGGGATTCCGGTTTTTGGGATATGTGGAGGTTACCAAATGCTGGGTGCGGAAATATACGACCCCTACAATGTTGAGAGCGGGCTTGAGAAGGTTGCTGGAATAGGACTTCTGGATGCAGTAACCGTGATGCAGAAGGAAAAGCGTACATTACAGGTGGAGGCGGAAATATGCGATGATCCTGGAATCCTTGAGGGTACGCAGGGCTTGAAGGTAAAAGGCTATGAAATCCATATGGGAATAACTACTCCCGGCAGTGGCTGCCGGCCATTTTCAATGATTTGCCGGAATGGAAATCCCGCTTTAGGACAGCCAGACGGAGCCTGTGACAAGGAAGGAAAAGTAGTGGGCACGTATATCCATGGTATATTTGACAACAGTGAATTTATGATGCGGATAATAAACAACTTGAGAAGAAAAAAAGGCCTGCACGAGTTGGATAGGCAAGGGTTGGACCATAATGCATTTAAACAGATGGAGTATGACAGGCTTGCGCAGCTTATAAGGGAGCACGTGGATATGACAAAGGTTTATGAAATCATGAATAACTGGAAGGAAGGGACTGTATGA
- the cobD gene encoding cobalamin biosynthesis protein CobD, with protein sequence MLVFDIAAAYLIDFAAGDPNWLPHPVRLIGWLISRLEGLLRSMVDAVTRRYGVEKGRMERIAGGFLALSVLSATFMAVFLILDVARVIHPILFHALNIYFIYSAFAARCLGDEAMKVYRSLVENDLPEARKMVAMLVSRETDKLDEKEVIRAVVETTAENTVDGVISPILFTVLGSFFGIAAPLAYTFKAASTLDSMVGYMNDKYINFGRASAKLDDALNFISARLSGLIIPIAAFLCGKDFVRSFRIMLRDRRKHKSPNCAYPEAAVAGALGIRLGGNSVYFGSIVEKPTIGDAEKHLEVSSITDTVKIMYVSSFITLLVSLGILLVHIL encoded by the coding sequence ATGCTCGTGTTCGATATTGCAGCAGCCTATCTCATAGATTTTGCAGCGGGAGATCCCAACTGGCTTCCCCATCCGGTCAGGCTGATCGGCTGGCTTATTTCCAGGCTGGAAGGACTACTCCGGTCCATGGTCGATGCTGTAACTCGGAGATATGGCGTTGAAAAAGGCAGGATGGAGAGAATAGCGGGCGGTTTCCTGGCGCTTTCGGTCTTATCGGCCACTTTTATGGCTGTTTTCCTTATACTTGATGTGGCAAGAGTTATCCACCCGATTTTGTTCCATGCATTGAACATCTATTTCATATATTCCGCTTTTGCGGCCCGGTGTCTGGGGGATGAAGCAATGAAGGTGTACAGGTCGCTGGTTGAAAACGACCTGCCGGAGGCAAGGAAAATGGTGGCGATGCTTGTAAGCAGGGAAACAGACAAGTTGGACGAAAAGGAGGTTATCCGTGCAGTGGTGGAGACTACCGCAGAAAATACTGTGGATGGCGTCATATCGCCTATCCTATTCACCGTCCTGGGTTCCTTTTTCGGAATCGCTGCGCCGCTGGCTTATACCTTCAAGGCGGCAAGCACCCTGGATTCCATGGTGGGTTATATGAATGATAAATATATAAACTTCGGCAGGGCATCGGCAAAGCTGGATGATGCACTGAATTTTATTTCAGCCAGGTTATCCGGCCTAATTATACCGATAGCAGCTTTTCTCTGCGGAAAGGATTTTGTAAGAAGTTTCCGGATCATGCTCCGGGACAGGAGGAAGCACAAGAGTCCCAATTGTGCTTACCCGGAGGCTGCAGTGGCTGGAGCGTTAGGTATCAGGCTCGGGGGGAACAGTGTTTATTTTGGAAGCATCGTAGAAAAGCCTACCATCGGAGATGCCGAAAAACATCTGGAGGTCAGCAGTATCACCGATACTGTTAAAATTATGTATGTTTCATCATTCATAACTTTGCTGGTCAGCCTGGGCATATTACTTGTACATATCTTATAA
- a CDS encoding threonine-phosphate decarboxylase, whose product MSQKFVEEHGGNIHKASKILNMKINDIIDFSANINPLGIPPALKETLISSIDTLVYYPDPEYHRLRSQLSDYTGVPSGRIIPGNGSLEIIFLLLKVLKPKNILIPAPSFSEYEKAAADFGINIRFFKLKEEESFRLNINRLRKEISVGVECILICNPNNPTSTLVSFEEMKLIIDLASRYKTTIIIDEAFIELTVGGACNSMANLVGKYDNLFIIRAFTKVFAVPGLRLGYGIGNEELVATMRSKQQPWSVNILAACAGNYLVDAEEYLQRTEAWLIEEKEWLYESMKAIPGLKPFKPDTNFILVKLCGTKNATELEESMAQRGILIRNASNFRFLDEHFFRVAVRDRASNRSLVEALKEEMKSKRLVFQ is encoded by the coding sequence ATGTCGCAAAAATTCGTAGAAGAACATGGAGGTAACATCCATAAGGCCTCAAAGATATTAAACATGAAGATTAATGACATTATTGATTTCAGCGCCAATATAAATCCCCTGGGGATACCACCGGCTTTAAAGGAAACCCTGATCTCAAGTATCGATACATTGGTGTATTACCCTGATCCAGAATATCACCGATTGCGCAGTCAATTGTCAGATTATACCGGCGTACCTTCCGGCAGGATTATTCCGGGTAATGGCTCTTTGGAAATTATTTTCCTATTGCTAAAGGTGTTAAAACCGAAAAATATTCTGATCCCTGCTCCTTCTTTCTCGGAGTACGAAAAAGCTGCAGCGGATTTCGGTATCAATATACGATTTTTTAAATTGAAGGAAGAAGAAAGTTTCAGGCTGAACATAAACAGGCTGAGGAAGGAAATATCGGTGGGTGTCGAATGTATCCTGATATGTAACCCGAATAACCCTACATCTACACTTGTTTCATTTGAAGAAATGAAGCTCATCATTGATTTAGCTTCTCGGTATAAGACAACAATCATTATCGATGAAGCTTTTATCGAACTTACAGTGGGGGGAGCATGCAACTCCATGGCAAACCTGGTGGGAAAATATGACAATCTCTTCATCATCAGGGCTTTCACAAAAGTGTTTGCAGTACCGGGGTTGAGGCTGGGCTACGGTATCGGGAATGAAGAACTGGTGGCAACGATGCGCTCAAAGCAGCAGCCCTGGTCGGTTAATATCCTGGCCGCATGTGCAGGGAATTACCTGGTCGATGCGGAGGAATACCTGCAGAGAACGGAAGCCTGGTTGATTGAGGAAAAGGAATGGCTTTACGAAAGTATGAAAGCTATTCCAGGTCTCAAGCCGTTTAAACCGGATACCAATTTTATACTGGTAAAGCTTTGCGGCACCAAGAATGCGACAGAGCTGGAGGAAAGTATGGCCCAAAGAGGTATTCTAATCCGGAATGCTTCCAACTTCAGGTTTCTTGATGAGCACTTCTTCCGGGTTGCTGTCAGGGATAGGGCGAGTAACCGAAGCTTGGTCGAAGCTCTTAAGGAAGAGATGAAGTCGAAACGCTTGGTTTTCCAATAA